One region of Syntrophobacter fumaroxidans MPOB genomic DNA includes:
- a CDS encoding exo-beta-N-acetylmuramidase NamZ family protein, with the protein MGKVILGCEVLASSPPGWFRSGRLGLLVNQASVTQSFEHVRDLLRRTGGRLTCLLSPQHGFHSEKQANMIESDDSWDEDSSLPVVSLYGKVRQPSRETLDGIDVLVIDLQDVGTRVYTYGVTMGLCLEAAARSGTKVVVLDRPNPIGGISIEGNILDDGYRSFVGRYPIPMRHGLTMGELARFICKECSVDCDLQVIPMKGWRRRDYFPDTGLPWFFPSPNMPTWETALLYPGMVLLEGTNVSEGRGTTLPFHVFGAPFVNRRRLGDYLAGAGLEGVVFRPVSFEPMFDKWRGRLCHGFQIHVTDRVSFSPYRLGLTLIRGLRLLNPDEFKWLEPPYEYETEKLPIDILLGDGKLREKLDNGADPGGVARGWANPLAAYWAKCAGLFLYA; encoded by the coding sequence ATGGGGAAAGTGATTCTCGGATGCGAGGTTTTGGCCTCGAGCCCTCCCGGCTGGTTTCGATCCGGCCGGCTCGGTCTTTTGGTAAACCAGGCGTCCGTCACTCAGTCTTTCGAGCATGTCAGGGATCTGCTGCGTCGGACAGGCGGAAGGCTGACCTGCCTGTTGTCTCCACAGCACGGATTTCATTCCGAGAAGCAGGCGAACATGATCGAGTCCGACGACTCCTGGGACGAGGACTCCTCCCTTCCCGTCGTCAGCCTGTATGGGAAAGTCCGACAGCCTTCCCGGGAGACGCTGGACGGCATCGATGTCCTGGTGATCGATCTGCAGGACGTCGGAACGCGGGTATATACCTACGGCGTGACGATGGGACTGTGCCTCGAGGCCGCGGCCCGCTCCGGGACAAAGGTGGTGGTCCTTGACCGGCCCAACCCCATCGGGGGCATCTCCATCGAGGGGAATATACTCGATGACGGGTACCGTTCATTCGTGGGCAGATATCCCATTCCCATGCGTCACGGTCTCACCATGGGTGAGCTGGCACGGTTCATCTGCAAAGAATGCAGCGTGGACTGCGATCTTCAGGTCATTCCGATGAAGGGGTGGCGGCGGCGTGACTATTTCCCGGACACCGGCCTCCCCTGGTTCTTCCCGTCCCCCAATATGCCCACCTGGGAAACGGCTTTGCTCTATCCCGGCATGGTGCTGCTCGAAGGCACGAACGTGAGCGAGGGCAGGGGCACAACGCTCCCGTTCCACGTATTCGGTGCGCCGTTCGTCAACCGGCGCCGCCTTGGAGACTATCTGGCGGGTGCGGGACTGGAGGGGGTTGTTTTTCGGCCGGTGAGCTTCGAGCCGATGTTCGACAAATGGCGGGGCAGACTCTGCCATGGGTTTCAGATCCATGTCACCGACCGTGTTTCCTTTTCTCCCTATCGCCTGGGCCTGACGTTGATCCGCGGGCTGAGACTTCTCAATCCGGATGAGTTCAAATGGCTGGAGCCGCCGTACGAATATGAAACGGAAAAGCTTCCCATCGATATTTTGCTTGGGGACGGGAAGCTCAGGGAGAAGCTCGACAACGGAGCGGACCCCGGAGGAGTGGCGCGAGGTTGGGCAAACCCGCTTGCGGCCTATTGGGCGAAGTGTGCAGGGCTTTTTCTCTACGCCTGA
- a CDS encoding type 4a pilus biogenesis protein PilO has protein sequence MAGLPLAQKALLFLITLAILGAGFYYLVYEDQEKELAKVTASVAEQQKKLASLKEAAARVDKLQKELAASEADFNSLLALLPDQKEIPGLLESVSQLGAKVGLENVLFQPQPEQPKEFYSVIPIRLDLLGSFNDLEVFLDNVSKLNRILKVETLTLNRVKDKGSGSGLQVGCTIVTYRFVDRPVQKDAKKDQKKK, from the coding sequence TTGGCAGGCCTTCCGCTCGCTCAAAAGGCGTTGCTCTTCTTGATCACCCTCGCGATCCTCGGAGCCGGTTTCTACTACCTCGTCTATGAGGACCAGGAAAAGGAGCTGGCGAAAGTGACCGCAAGTGTGGCCGAGCAGCAGAAGAAGCTGGCGTCGCTCAAGGAGGCCGCCGCTCGAGTGGACAAGCTCCAGAAGGAGCTCGCCGCCTCGGAAGCGGATTTCAACAGTCTTCTCGCCTTGCTTCCGGACCAGAAGGAGATTCCGGGCTTGCTCGAAAGCGTTTCCCAACTCGGTGCAAAAGTGGGTCTGGAAAATGTTTTGTTCCAACCTCAACCGGAACAGCCGAAGGAATTCTATTCGGTCATCCCCATCCGGCTGGATTTGTTGGGATCGTTCAACGATCTGGAAGTCTTCCTGGACAACGTCAGCAAGCTCAACCGGATTCTGAAGGTGGAGACTCTGACCCTGAATCGGGTGAAGGATAAGGGAAGCGGAAGCGGCCTGCAGGTGGGATGTACGATCGTCACGTACAGGTTCGTGGACAGGCCCGTGCAGAAGGATGCAAAGAAGGACCAGAAGAAGAAATGA
- a CDS encoding 2-oxoacid:acceptor oxidoreductase family protein: MTKKCIEMRWHGRGGQGAVTAAMIMAEAAYYEGYRGVTAAPFFGAERRGAPIIATTRFGREPIRTFSLVEQPDIVVVLDETLLRVVDVSAGVGPEGIVIINSAKEPGAIRLKNAVNVATTNATEWAKEAGLIISGAVIFNTAILGGVARATGLISLESIEKALRNHFPGKAGERNVEGARAAYAGTSILQECKLACA; encoded by the coding sequence ATGACGAAAAAGTGCATTGAGATGAGATGGCACGGCCGCGGCGGGCAAGGTGCGGTCACTGCGGCGATGATTATGGCGGAAGCCGCCTACTACGAGGGGTACCGGGGGGTCACTGCGGCCCCTTTCTTCGGAGCGGAAAGAAGAGGCGCCCCGATCATCGCGACCACCCGGTTCGGAAGAGAGCCGATTCGCACGTTCTCACTGGTGGAACAACCTGACATCGTGGTCGTCCTGGACGAGACCCTGCTGAGGGTCGTGGACGTGAGCGCGGGCGTGGGCCCCGAGGGAATCGTGATCATCAACAGCGCAAAAGAGCCCGGTGCGATCCGGTTGAAGAATGCGGTCAACGTCGCAACGACCAACGCCACGGAATGGGCGAAGGAGGCGGGCCTCATCATATCGGGAGCGGTTATCTTCAATACCGCGATATTGGGCGGCGTGGCCAGGGCCACGGGGCTGATCAGTCTGGAGAGCATCGAAAAGGCGTTGCGGAATCACTTCCCGGGAAAGGCCGGCGAGAGAAATGTCGAGGGTGCGCGAGCGGCCTATGCCGGGACCTCGATCCTGCAGGAATGCAAACTGGCTTGTGCGTGA
- a CDS encoding L,D-transpeptidase family protein: MDCKPATKKWLSLLLCMSVLCLFGCSVQKTGSKMESAHAEGTWDGDSSVIERAGHEKAALRVDYLTPASAIKSPEIFVYKEKRRLYVIQSNVLVRDYPIGLGPHPSGDKDRDGDGRTPEGDFFIIVKGSSERLKKSLAISYPGRGHAEKAYFSGVITPLEFRDILRAADNRSAPPSGTVLGGKIFIHAGGAHKDWTDGSIALYDSDMEELFTVASVGTPVSIRP, from the coding sequence ATGGATTGCAAGCCAGCAACGAAAAAGTGGTTGTCCCTGCTCTTGTGCATGTCGGTTCTCTGCCTGTTCGGATGCTCCGTGCAGAAGACCGGATCCAAAATGGAATCGGCTCATGCGGAGGGAACATGGGACGGGGACTCTTCCGTCATTGAACGCGCCGGCCACGAGAAGGCCGCGCTCCGTGTCGATTACCTCACACCCGCCTCAGCGATCAAGAGTCCCGAAATTTTCGTCTACAAGGAAAAACGGAGGCTGTACGTCATCCAATCCAATGTGCTCGTTCGTGATTACCCGATCGGCCTGGGGCCGCATCCGAGCGGGGACAAGGATCGTGATGGCGATGGAAGGACTCCCGAAGGAGATTTCTTCATTATCGTCAAGGGTTCTTCCGAGCGGTTGAAAAAATCGCTTGCCATCAGCTATCCGGGCCGTGGGCATGCCGAGAAGGCGTATTTCTCCGGTGTGATCACCCCGTTGGAATTCCGTGACATTCTTCGCGCCGCGGACAACAGGTCCGCCCCTCCCTCGGGCACGGTGCTCGGCGGGAAGATTTTTATCCACGCCGGGGGAGCCCACAAAGACTGGACCGACGGCAGCATCGCCCTCTACGACAGCGACATGGAGGAGCTCTTTACGGTCGCTTCGGTGGGCACGCCGGTTTCCATCCGTCCTTAA
- a CDS encoding UDP-N-acetylmuramate--L-alanine ligase, producing MRRKNSKTIYLLGIGGIAMGTLATMLTEKGFNVTGSDLNLYPPMSTHLETLGIPVCQGYDAANPEKCAPDLVIIGNAIRRTNPEAEYVLSHGLPYLSMPQAIAEFFLCAHKSMVVAGTHGKSTTSSLLSWVLSRGGLDPSVFVGAFIKNWNSSYRIGRGPFMVIEGDEYDTAFFDKGPKFLHYSPWIGIVTSVEFDHADIFTDFEAVRRAFRSFARLIQPDGHLILNADDANCLALAKESRGRVTTYGWSRTADWRIVDMIHTDGRIRFTYENPLSRGTESILTRMPGRHNVSNSMAVMAAASLAGLDRNAVQDGLLTFEGVKRRQDILGEIGGILVMDDFAHHPTAVRETIQALKDFYPRRRIFCAFEPRTNSSRRSVFQQAYTTAFDDAFCICIKHPPGMDAIPREERLDVQKLVADIAERGKECHGFASAEDLIGFLVDHCASGDLVVCMSNGSFDGLPHGLCTALAQKHAGAS from the coding sequence ATGCGACGCAAGAATTCTAAGACCATCTATCTGCTCGGCATTGGCGGAATCGCCATGGGCACCCTGGCGACAATGCTGACGGAAAAAGGCTTCAACGTCACGGGGTCCGATCTGAACCTCTATCCCCCCATGAGCACTCACCTGGAAACGCTCGGGATACCGGTCTGCCAGGGATACGACGCCGCCAATCCGGAGAAGTGCGCGCCGGATCTCGTCATCATCGGCAACGCCATCCGGAGAACCAACCCGGAAGCCGAGTACGTGCTGAGCCATGGTCTGCCGTACCTTTCGATGCCTCAGGCCATAGCGGAATTCTTCCTGTGCGCCCACAAGAGCATGGTCGTTGCCGGCACGCACGGGAAGAGCACCACTTCTTCCCTGCTGTCCTGGGTGCTGTCCCGGGGCGGGCTGGATCCGAGCGTTTTTGTGGGAGCGTTCATAAAGAACTGGAACAGCAGCTACCGTATCGGCCGCGGCCCTTTCATGGTCATTGAAGGCGACGAGTACGACACGGCGTTTTTCGACAAGGGACCGAAATTCCTGCATTACTCACCCTGGATCGGCATTGTGACCAGTGTCGAGTTCGATCACGCGGACATCTTCACGGATTTCGAGGCTGTCCGCCGCGCCTTTCGCTCTTTCGCGCGACTCATCCAACCCGACGGCCACCTGATCCTCAACGCCGACGACGCGAACTGCCTGGCCCTGGCAAAAGAATCCCGCGGCCGCGTAACCACCTACGGGTGGTCCCGGACTGCCGATTGGCGTATTGTCGATATGATTCACACCGACGGACGGATTCGATTCACTTATGAGAATCCCCTGTCGCGGGGAACGGAGTCGATACTGACGCGCATGCCGGGCAGGCACAATGTGAGCAATTCCATGGCCGTGATGGCCGCGGCCTCGCTTGCGGGTCTCGACAGGAACGCGGTGCAGGACGGGTTGCTGACTTTCGAAGGCGTGAAACGGCGCCAGGACATCCTGGGTGAAATCGGCGGGATTCTGGTCATGGACGACTTCGCCCATCACCCCACGGCAGTCCGGGAAACCATTCAGGCATTGAAGGACTTCTATCCCCGAAGGCGCATTTTCTGCGCCTTCGAACCGAGGACCAACTCGAGCCGGCGCAGCGTATTCCAACAGGCCTACACGACTGCTTTCGACGATGCTTTCTGCATCTGCATCAAGCATCCCCCCGGCATGGACGCCATTCCACGAGAAGAACGGCTGGATGTCCAGAAACTGGTTGCCGATATCGCCGAACGGGGAAAGGAGTGTCACGGCTTTGCATCGGCAGAAGATCTCATCGGCTTTCTGGTCGACCACTGCGCTTCGGGAGATCTTGTCGTGTGCATGAGCAACGGGAGTTTCGACGGACTGCCGCACGGACTTTGCACCGCCCTGGCGCAAAAGCATGCAGGTGCATCATGA
- a CDS encoding epoxyqueuosine reductase QueH, which produces MTTRRLLLHMCCGPCAIYPLRTLRADGWSVHGFFYNPNIQPCREFERRLEAARTVSEREELPLIVRDDYDPVEFLRNVVFREQQRCVYCYSVRIEAAARIARKSGFDAFSTTLLYSKLQKHELIEEIARDTSRRIGVPFIYRDFRQGWREGHEAAKMMGIYRQQYCGCIYSEAERYHRGGKKDRPPK; this is translated from the coding sequence ATGACGACGCGCCGCCTGCTGCTGCATATGTGCTGCGGTCCTTGCGCCATCTATCCTTTGAGAACGCTCAGAGCGGACGGCTGGTCCGTGCACGGGTTCTTCTACAATCCGAACATACAACCCTGCCGGGAATTCGAACGCAGACTCGAGGCCGCGCGCACGGTATCGGAACGGGAAGAGCTCCCGCTGATCGTTCGTGACGATTACGATCCGGTGGAATTCCTGCGGAACGTCGTCTTCCGCGAGCAGCAGCGGTGCGTCTACTGCTATTCGGTTCGAATCGAGGCGGCGGCGCGGATTGCCCGGAAAAGCGGTTTTGACGCCTTCTCCACCACCCTGCTCTACAGCAAGCTCCAAAAACATGAACTGATCGAGGAAATTGCGCGCGACACCTCGCGGAGAATCGGAGTCCCCTTCATCTACCGGGACTTTCGTCAAGGCTGGAGGGAAGGTCACGAAGCGGCGAAAATGATGGGCATCTATCGGCAGCAGTATTGCGGGTGTATCTATTCGGAGGCGGAGAGATACCATCGCGGAGGGAAGAAGGACCGCCCCCCGAAGTAA
- the pilM gene encoding type IV pilus assembly protein PilM: MFAKKENLLGLDIGSHSVKLTQLKAKEGRLTLANVGLVPVPREAFNEGRVNKPDLVSNCIKHLTSHLKVKERTVATAVSGYEVMIKKIELPTMTEEELDSRMHAELGQYIPYNIEEVDVDYQVLDVAKDRPNYMGVLLVAAKKESIGDCVGIVRAAGLDTDVVDVDFFALSNAFEATYGSFEGNIALIDIGSAKAIMNIASNGVPVFTRGISIGGSQITESIRDYFKVSYEEAERLKLGEISVNFPVKEIEGLFVSTVRNWVSECKRAIDFYYSNYPDKTIQRIFLSGGSCRIPGLDRVFQENMGVAVEIFNPFKRVDCDPKLFDPEYIEFIGPQMAISLGLALRKTKEK; encoded by the coding sequence ATGTTTGCAAAAAAAGAGAATCTACTGGGCTTGGACATTGGCTCCCACTCCGTCAAGTTGACACAGTTGAAAGCCAAGGAGGGCAGGCTCACTCTGGCGAACGTCGGGCTAGTCCCGGTTCCGCGTGAGGCGTTCAACGAGGGCAGAGTGAACAAACCTGACCTTGTGTCCAACTGCATCAAGCATCTGACCTCTCACTTGAAGGTCAAAGAGAGGACCGTGGCGACGGCGGTATCCGGATATGAGGTGATGATCAAGAAAATCGAGCTGCCCACCATGACGGAGGAGGAACTCGACAGTCGCATGCATGCGGAGCTCGGTCAGTACATTCCCTACAACATCGAGGAGGTGGATGTCGACTACCAGGTGCTGGATGTCGCCAAGGACCGTCCGAATTACATGGGCGTGCTGCTGGTCGCGGCCAAGAAGGAATCCATCGGCGACTGCGTGGGAATCGTCAGGGCCGCGGGGCTGGACACGGACGTGGTGGATGTTGATTTCTTCGCCTTGAGCAATGCTTTTGAAGCGACATACGGCAGTTTCGAAGGGAATATTGCTCTTATTGACATAGGTTCTGCCAAAGCCATTATGAATATTGCTTCCAACGGGGTTCCCGTATTCACAAGGGGTATATCTATCGGGGGAAGCCAGATTACCGAGAGCATCCGGGATTACTTCAAGGTGAGCTATGAAGAGGCGGAGCGGTTGAAGCTGGGGGAAATCTCGGTGAATTTTCCGGTAAAGGAAATTGAGGGGCTGTTCGTCTCGACGGTCAGGAACTGGGTGAGCGAGTGCAAACGGGCAATAGATTTCTACTACAGCAATTATCCGGACAAGACCATTCAGAGGATTTTCCTCAGCGGGGGATCCTGCCGTATTCCGGGACTGGACCGCGTGTTTCAGGAGAACATGGGAGTGGCGGTGGAAATATTCAACCCATTCAAACGGGTGGACTGTGACCCGAAGTTGTTTGATCCGGAGTATATTGAGTTTATTGGCCCGCAGATGGCAATATCACTTGGATTGGCGCTAAGAAAGACAAAAGAGAAATGA
- a CDS encoding PilN domain-containing protein, with the protein MIQINLLPVRAKKKRETARQFVSIYFLSIILMAIALGAAWFLKDREIQDKKAELSRLQQEVAKYAKFEEMLKDLTKKKELVDKKRTIIRDLQQDRDTIVRVLALLSVQLPPERMWFDRLSQVGTTITLDGTAMSNEALVEFMRNLESSPYIEKGSVNLIHSRQTVIAQKKLREFQLSYRFFPFSEVKKRLATKPS; encoded by the coding sequence ATGATCCAAATAAACTTACTTCCGGTTCGTGCGAAGAAGAAGAGGGAAACAGCAAGGCAGTTCGTTTCCATCTACTTTCTGTCTATCATCCTGATGGCCATCGCCCTTGGCGCCGCCTGGTTCCTGAAGGATCGCGAGATTCAGGACAAGAAGGCCGAGCTCTCTCGCCTTCAGCAGGAGGTCGCCAAGTACGCCAAGTTTGAGGAGATGCTGAAGGATTTGACCAAGAAGAAGGAACTGGTCGACAAGAAGCGCACGATCATCAGGGATCTGCAGCAAGACCGCGACACGATTGTGCGCGTCCTGGCACTCCTCAGCGTCCAACTCCCTCCCGAGAGAATGTGGTTCGATCGGTTGAGCCAGGTCGGGACCACGATCACTCTGGACGGCACCGCGATGAGCAATGAGGCGCTCGTGGAATTCATGAGAAATCTGGAGTCGTCTCCCTATATCGAGAAAGGGAGCGTGAACCTCATCCATTCGCGGCAAACGGTTATTGCGCAGAAGAAGCTGAGGGAATTTCAACTGAGTTATCGTTTCTTTCCTTTTTCAGAAGTCAAAAAGAGGTTGGCGACAAAACCGTCATGA
- the lepB gene encoding signal peptidase I has protein sequence MRNPPEKNTGSKRTKSLLREYTEAIGIAILLALFIRAFVVQAFKIPSGSMKTTLLIGDHILVNKFVYGIRLPILNKEILHFSNPKRRDIIVFQYPVDPSKDFIKRVIGEPGDTVKIIDKKVYVNDQPLDEPYTVFTDPKIQPAGVSPRDNMGPVAVPPDSLFVMGDNRDESYDSRFWKFVKLDALRGEAFIIYCSWNQDGELSLSSSESYIRWNRIGKLLH, from the coding sequence TTGCGAAACCCGCCCGAGAAAAACACCGGTTCCAAGAGAACCAAGAGCCTTCTTCGGGAGTACACCGAAGCCATCGGCATTGCGATCCTGCTGGCCTTGTTCATCCGAGCGTTCGTCGTGCAGGCGTTCAAGATCCCCTCCGGCTCCATGAAAACCACCCTTCTTATCGGCGATCACATTCTGGTCAACAAGTTCGTTTACGGCATCAGGCTCCCGATCCTCAACAAGGAGATCCTCCATTTCAGCAACCCGAAACGCCGTGACATCATCGTGTTTCAATATCCCGTCGACCCATCCAAGGACTTCATCAAGAGGGTCATCGGCGAACCCGGCGACACCGTCAAAATCATCGATAAAAAGGTCTATGTCAACGATCAGCCGCTTGATGAACCTTACACCGTCTTCACCGACCCAAAGATCCAACCTGCCGGTGTGAGCCCCAGGGACAACATGGGCCCCGTGGCCGTTCCCCCCGACAGCCTGTTCGTCATGGGCGACAACCGCGACGAAAGCTACGACAGCCGGTTCTGGAAGTTCGTCAAGCTCGATGCCCTGAGGGGAGAGGCCTTTATCATCTATTGCTCCTGGAACCAGGATGGCGAACTCTCACTCTCATCCTCAGAAAGCTACATCCGCTGGAACCGGATAGGTAAGTTGCTGCACTGA
- the pilQ gene encoding type IV pilus secretin PilQ: MDWLLKEERVGIRGGHMHYVGFRKMSCFAFVLVFALCWACAIPGSVEGGSSPKAGVASPSPAAATPTAESATAGKGAKLLSVAMDESGLETVLRIAGSGPLKDYQFRRLGEDRFVLEIGDVTARAAKPALPGKSSRVKLNYARAKAGVRIVGNVRQPISDYTVDSVDNDIVVNLRFAEKKQVAAAGAAAEKPATAEKTRPGKAAARRGAGDAGEEVQGADQQFPEYSATRPGGGAPELRHARKQYTGKPISLDLLDADLRNVLRLLADLTGTNIVIEPDVTGKVTLKVEQVPWDQVLDMIISMNDLGQEQVGSVIRIARRSKLKSEWAQQAEAIRAKQEYLLTSKDLGEINTAYLTVNYAQVTDVASKINEAKSDKGKVSVDERTSLIIYSDYPGRINNARMLLNRLDRPTSQVLIEARIITLTSEVKRSLGMNLGFGGDTPNHSATVPFTDFLINSPPANLFALNLAQMVGTTLLKVDLTISALETADEIRIMAAPRVLTMNNVKAVISQGVQIPYLKVGDTASNITGTDFKDAVLELAVTPHITPDHKVRMTIEAKQDEPSSTVTGAQGQPGIDTRKISTELLVDDGNIIVIGGIIRNRDEAKKTATPGLSDVPILGRLFKSNEVDAQRNEILIFICPKIVDVTKPSDRT, encoded by the coding sequence ATGGATTGGCTGTTGAAGGAAGAAAGAGTTGGGATAAGAGGGGGGCACATGCATTACGTCGGTTTTCGAAAAATGAGCTGTTTCGCTTTTGTATTGGTGTTTGCCTTGTGCTGGGCTTGTGCGATTCCCGGCTCCGTCGAAGGCGGATCCAGCCCGAAAGCCGGTGTTGCGAGCCCGAGCCCTGCGGCAGCCACGCCGACGGCCGAATCTGCAACGGCGGGAAAAGGCGCGAAGTTGTTGAGTGTCGCTATGGACGAATCCGGGTTGGAGACGGTGCTCAGGATAGCGGGCAGCGGCCCCTTGAAGGATTATCAATTCCGGCGCCTGGGCGAAGACAGATTCGTGCTGGAAATCGGGGATGTGACCGCCAGGGCGGCCAAGCCCGCGCTGCCCGGCAAGTCGAGCAGGGTCAAGCTCAACTATGCGCGAGCGAAGGCGGGGGTCCGGATCGTCGGGAATGTCCGGCAGCCCATCAGTGATTATACCGTCGACAGTGTCGACAACGACATTGTTGTGAACCTGCGTTTCGCGGAAAAGAAGCAGGTTGCGGCGGCCGGCGCCGCTGCGGAGAAACCTGCCACGGCGGAAAAGACCAGGCCGGGCAAGGCTGCGGCGCGCCGTGGAGCCGGCGATGCCGGGGAGGAAGTCCAGGGGGCGGACCAGCAGTTCCCCGAATATTCAGCCACCAGGCCGGGGGGGGGAGCCCCCGAATTGCGTCATGCCAGGAAGCAGTACACGGGCAAACCGATCAGCCTTGATCTGCTCGACGCCGATCTGCGGAACGTCCTGCGGCTTCTGGCCGATCTGACCGGGACGAACATTGTGATCGAACCGGACGTCACGGGCAAGGTGACCCTGAAGGTGGAACAGGTCCCATGGGATCAGGTTCTGGACATGATCATATCCATGAACGATCTGGGACAGGAGCAGGTCGGGAGCGTGATTCGCATCGCCAGGCGGAGCAAGCTCAAAAGCGAATGGGCCCAGCAGGCGGAAGCCATCAGGGCCAAGCAGGAATACCTGTTGACCAGCAAGGATCTGGGAGAGATCAATACGGCATATCTTACGGTGAACTACGCCCAGGTGACCGATGTCGCCAGCAAGATCAACGAGGCGAAGAGCGATAAGGGCAAGGTATCCGTCGACGAGCGGACGAGCCTGATCATTTACAGCGACTATCCGGGCCGTATCAACAACGCCAGGATGCTTCTGAACAGGCTTGACCGGCCCACTTCCCAGGTGCTCATCGAAGCCCGCATCATCACGTTGACTTCGGAAGTCAAACGGTCCCTCGGCATGAACCTGGGCTTCGGCGGCGATACCCCGAATCATTCGGCGACCGTGCCGTTCACGGATTTTCTGATCAACAGCCCGCCGGCCAATCTGTTCGCTCTGAACCTTGCGCAGATGGTCGGTACGACGCTGCTGAAAGTGGACCTCACTATTTCGGCCCTCGAAACCGCCGACGAGATTCGCATCATGGCGGCTCCGAGAGTTCTGACCATGAACAACGTCAAGGCAGTGATCTCCCAGGGTGTGCAAATTCCCTACCTGAAGGTCGGCGATACGGCATCCAACATCACGGGCACGGATTTCAAGGACGCCGTGCTCGAGCTCGCCGTGACGCCGCATATCACTCCTGACCACAAGGTGCGGATGACCATCGAGGCAAAACAGGACGAACCCTCGAGCACCGTAACCGGAGCGCAGGGGCAGCCCGGTATCGATACGAGAAAGATTTCCACGGAACTGCTGGTGGATGACGGCAACATCATTGTGATCGGCGGCATCATCCGAAATCGGGATGAAGCCAAGAAGACGGCCACGCCCGGACTCAGCGACGTCCCCATTCTGGGCAGGCTGTTCAAATCAAACGAGGTCGATGCGCAAAGAAACGAAATTTTGATTTTCATCTGCCCGAAAATTGTGGATGTGACGAAACCTTCTGATCGCACATAG
- a CDS encoding 4Fe-4S binding protein, with product MNKAREDKFTQARSALCKGEAGRTGDWRSVRPRIDHAKCIPSKNRRPSCFICWLYCPEGVVKRSIPVEIDLDYCKGCGICAEECPGKAIEMVEEHEEA from the coding sequence ATGAACAAGGCGAGAGAAGACAAATTCACTCAGGCACGATCCGCGCTCTGCAAGGGAGAGGCGGGCAGGACCGGCGACTGGAGGTCCGTTCGGCCCCGGATAGACCACGCGAAGTGTATTCCGTCGAAAAACCGCCGTCCGTCCTGTTTCATTTGCTGGCTGTACTGTCCGGAGGGTGTGGTGAAGCGATCCATCCCTGTTGAAATCGATCTCGACTATTGCAAGGGATGCGGAATCTGCGCCGAGGAGTGTCCGGGCAAGGCCATAGAAATGGTTGAAGAACATGAGGAGGCATGA